One Thermotoga sp. genomic window carries:
- a CDS encoding tetratricopeptide repeat protein translates to MRGESIRAIVYLPLDPDKAKQNNLPVKLPVLAEDLPRIVEEDRIPLDVVLRGLEAQYEVSKDEYYRSYYVFFLYEKFKELLREQKLDEAEKVLEKAKEVQYDYRYHFYRGLLLKHKEDLGEAEVEMRVAISMKEDFAPAYFELANILKEKGETEDSILFYEKAYETNKEFLLPLLKKGDLLLEEGRFEEALEEYKRILEKDPNFTEVYERLGVIHNQLQRFKEAEKFFRRALEVERKDHVEFNLSYTLIKLGRLFEALGILKRLYEKIPDDPMLANEYGLLLKTLGLYEEALEVFEGAYSRHKDEEILKYNYATILLHFDKEKAISALSEITGELKERAEHMIALAENEVSVPSLEEFEWLRDYFYEGTIDVVSLAEDLVSSNEEVQKRIEILREGQFPFYDTTIDTSEMIETMMGVIFESPDIFKMEENIVKFSSAFFGSSIMIASSLVLLRIVQFLLVFEDLLMDDLLKELVAETQDINWRFSLRIARFRHADKFNFERLSDLTIALLQSLEQGVPVAADDRLEYVMEKLHVKEG, encoded by the coding sequence ATGAGGGGTGAAAGCATAAGGGCGATTGTGTATCTTCCGCTCGATCCAGACAAAGCGAAACAGAACAACCTACCAGTGAAACTCCCCGTACTGGCAGAAGATCTCCCCAGGATAGTGGAGGAAGATCGTATTCCTCTTGATGTGGTTTTAAGGGGGCTTGAAGCACAGTACGAGGTATCGAAGGACGAATATTACAGGTCTTACTATGTATTCTTCCTCTACGAGAAATTCAAGGAACTCCTTCGTGAGCAAAAACTCGACGAGGCAGAAAAAGTTCTGGAAAAAGCAAAAGAGGTTCAGTACGACTACCGCTACCACTTTTACAGGGGGCTTCTCCTCAAACACAAGGAAGATCTTGGTGAAGCCGAAGTGGAGATGCGAGTAGCAATATCGATGAAGGAAGACTTCGCTCCAGCCTATTTCGAACTGGCGAACATATTGAAAGAAAAGGGCGAAACAGAAGACAGCATTCTTTTCTACGAAAAAGCCTATGAAACCAACAAAGAGTTCCTGCTTCCACTTCTGAAGAAGGGTGACCTTCTTCTCGAAGAAGGAAGGTTCGAGGAAGCTCTCGAGGAGTACAAAAGGATTCTCGAAAAAGACCCGAACTTTACGGAAGTATATGAAAGACTCGGTGTCATTCACAATCAGCTTCAGCGTTTTAAGGAGGCGGAAAAATTCTTCAGGAGGGCATTGGAGGTAGAACGAAAAGACCACGTGGAGTTCAACCTCTCTTACACCCTGATAAAGCTCGGTAGATTGTTCGAGGCACTGGGGATTTTGAAAAGACTCTATGAAAAAATACCTGACGATCCCATGTTGGCAAACGAGTACGGGCTTCTTCTCAAGACACTCGGTTTGTACGAAGAAGCTCTCGAAGTGTTTGAAGGGGCTTACAGCAGGCACAAAGACGAAGAGATATTGAAGTACAACTATGCAACGATTCTTCTTCACTTTGACAAGGAAAAAGCCATCTCCGCTTTGTCAGAGATCACTGGGGAACTCAAAGAGAGAGCAGAGCACATGATTGCCCTGGCAGAAAACGAAGTGAGTGTACCATCCCTTGAAGAGTTCGAGTGGCTGAGGGATTATTTCTACGAAGGCACCATCGATGTAGTTTCTCTGGCCGAAGATTTGGTCTCTTCAAACGAAGAAGTCCAAAAGAGAATCGAGATACTCAGAGAAGGGCAATTCCCGTTTTACGATACAACGATCGATACGTCTGAGATGATCGAAACCATGATGGGTGTCATCTTCGAGTCACCCGATATATTCAAGATGGAAGAAAACATTGTGAAGTTCTCCTCGGCATTTTTTGGTAGTTCGATCATGATCGCCTCAAGCCTTGTCCTGCTCCGAATCGTACAGTTCCTCCTGGTGTTCGAAGATCTGCTCATGGATGATCTGTTGAAAGAGTTAGTAGCAGAAACTCAAGACATAAACTGGCGATTTTCTTTGAGAATAGCCAGATTCAGACATGCAGACAAGTTCAATTTTGAAAGGCTCTCCGATCTCACAATAGCACTTCTTCAATCCCTGGAGCAGGGCGTTCCCGTTGCCGCCGATGACAGACTGGAATACGTGATGGAAAAACTACACGTAAAGGAGGGATAG